From Salvia splendens isolate huo1 chromosome 16, SspV2, whole genome shotgun sequence, a single genomic window includes:
- the LOC121770564 gene encoding premnaspirodiene oxygenase-like isoform X1, whose product MEESDLLPWTMTVIFPLLILLLIKKWKKKSSANFPPGPKKVPIIGHLHLISNPPFRSFRDLARKYGPIMHLKLGQVDTIVVSSPEIVKEMLKDKDPVYADRPESIALNIFWYNYVDITFSPYGHYWRQMRKICILELLSAKNVRSFGFIRKDEVCRLVESLRLSGEEPVNLTDMVYLTLSSIICRAAFGKVLKDKEALMRLVSVALEMATGFLLADIFPSSVIANAVSWSTKRRLMVMRRKMDAIFDEIIREHESNGGGNGEFGNEDLVDVLLRVKESGDVDFPFGYDNIKAVILDMFTGGSETSSSSLDWVMTELMRNPRAMNKVQAEIRQVMKGRSHTSIEEDDIQKMKYLKLVIMESHRLHPQGSIIPRLSRESCQINGYTIPAKTKVLVNAWAIQRDPKYWTDPESFKPERFLNQPTLDFTGNDTRYMPFGSGKRVCPGIAFGSASVALPLAQLLHDFNWKLPHGVDAQDLNMIEHFGITSCRKYKLFVIATPYQPLP is encoded by the exons ATGGAGGAGTCCGATCTTCTTCCATGGACTATGACTGTGATTTTTCCTCTTTTAATACTCTTATTGATTAAGAAATGGAAGAAGAAATCCAGTGCTAATTTTCCTCCAGGGCCTAAAAAAGTCCCAATAATCGGACATCTGCACCTTATTTCCAATCCCCCTTTCCGTAGCTTCCGTGATCTAGCTCGCAAGTACGGCCCGATAATGCATCTGAAGCTAGGCCAAGTCGACACCATCGTCGTCTCCTCGCCTGAAATTGTGAAAGAAATGCTCAAAGACAAGGACCCTGTTTACGCAGACAGGCCGGAAAGCATAGCCCTGAACATATTTTGGTACAACTACGTGGACATCACATTTAGCCCCTACGGTCACTACTGGAGGCAGATGCGCAAAATATGCATCCTCGAACTCCTCAGCGCCAAAAACGTGCGTTCCTTCGGATTCATCAGGAAGGACGAGGTCTGTCGACTTGTGGAGTCGCTCCGCCTCTCTGGTGAAGAGCCGGTGAATCTAACGGACATGGTGTACTTGACGCTGAGCTCCATCATCTGCAGAGCTGCGTTTGGGAAGGTGTTGAAGGATAAAGAAGCACTGATGAGGTTAGTTAGCGTTGCTCTGGAGATGGCGACGGGTTTTTTGCTTGCAGATATCTTCCCGTCTTCTGTGATAGCTAATGCTGTGAGCTGGAGCACGAAGAGGAGGTTGATGGTGATGCGGCGGAAGATGGATGCCATTTTCGATGAAATCATCCGCGAGCATGAGTCCAACGGGGGAGGTAATGGAGAGTTTGGTAATGAAGATCTGGTTGATGTCCTGCTGAGGGTGAAAGAAAGCGGAGACGTGGATTTTCCCTTCGGCTACGACAACATAAAAGCGGTTATACTT GATATGTTTACTGGTGGAAGTGAAACATCGTCGTCATCTCTAGATTGGGTGATGACAGAGCTAATGAGGAATCCGCGAGCGATGAACAAGGTGCAGGCCGAAATAAGACAAGTGATGAAAGGAAGAAGCCACACAAGCATCGAGGAAGATGATATTCAAAAAATGAAGTACCTAAAACTAGTGATCATGGAAAGTCACAGGTTGCATCCGCAAGGTTCGATCATCCCCAGATTATCGAGGGAATCCTGCCAAATCAACGGGTACACTATCCCTGCTAAAACGAAGGTATTAGTGAACGCGTGGGCTATACAAAGGGATCCTAAGTATTGGACTGATCCAGAAAGCTTCAAGCCCGAAAGGTTTCTGAATCAGCCCACCCTCGACTTTACTGGTAACGATACTCGCTACATGCCCTTTGGGAGCGGGAAAAGAGTGTGCCCTGGAATAGCGTTTGGTTCAGCAAGTGTGGCTCTCCCCTTAGCTCAACTGCTTCATGACTTCAACTGGAAACTCCCGCATGGTGTCGATGCCCAAGATTTAAACATGATTGAACACTTCGGCATTACAAGTTGCAGGAAATATAAACTTTTTGTTATTGCTACTCCTTATCAACCGTTGCCGTGA
- the LOC121770564 gene encoding premnaspirodiene oxygenase-like isoform X2: MEESDLLPWTMTVIFPLLILLLIKKWKKKSSANFPPGPKKVPIIGHLHLISNPPFRSFRDLARKYGPIMHLKLGQVDTIVVSSPEIVKEMLKDKDPVYADRPESIALNIFWYNYVDITFSPYGHYWRQMRKICILELLSAKNVRSFGFIRKDEVCRLVESLRLSGEEPVNLTDMVYLTLSSIICRAAFGKVLKDKEALMRLVSVALEMATGFLLADIFPSSVIANAVSWSTKRRLMVMRRKMDAIFDEIIREHESNGGGNGEFGNEDLVDVLLRVKESGDVDFPFGYDNIKADMFTGGSETSSSSLDWVMTELMRNPRAMNKVQAEIRQVMKGRSHTSIEEDDIQKMKYLKLVIMESHRLHPQGSIIPRLSRESCQINGYTIPAKTKVLVNAWAIQRDPKYWTDPESFKPERFLNQPTLDFTGNDTRYMPFGSGKRVCPGIAFGSASVALPLAQLLHDFNWKLPHGVDAQDLNMIEHFGITSCRKYKLFVIATPYQPLP, encoded by the exons ATGGAGGAGTCCGATCTTCTTCCATGGACTATGACTGTGATTTTTCCTCTTTTAATACTCTTATTGATTAAGAAATGGAAGAAGAAATCCAGTGCTAATTTTCCTCCAGGGCCTAAAAAAGTCCCAATAATCGGACATCTGCACCTTATTTCCAATCCCCCTTTCCGTAGCTTCCGTGATCTAGCTCGCAAGTACGGCCCGATAATGCATCTGAAGCTAGGCCAAGTCGACACCATCGTCGTCTCCTCGCCTGAAATTGTGAAAGAAATGCTCAAAGACAAGGACCCTGTTTACGCAGACAGGCCGGAAAGCATAGCCCTGAACATATTTTGGTACAACTACGTGGACATCACATTTAGCCCCTACGGTCACTACTGGAGGCAGATGCGCAAAATATGCATCCTCGAACTCCTCAGCGCCAAAAACGTGCGTTCCTTCGGATTCATCAGGAAGGACGAGGTCTGTCGACTTGTGGAGTCGCTCCGCCTCTCTGGTGAAGAGCCGGTGAATCTAACGGACATGGTGTACTTGACGCTGAGCTCCATCATCTGCAGAGCTGCGTTTGGGAAGGTGTTGAAGGATAAAGAAGCACTGATGAGGTTAGTTAGCGTTGCTCTGGAGATGGCGACGGGTTTTTTGCTTGCAGATATCTTCCCGTCTTCTGTGATAGCTAATGCTGTGAGCTGGAGCACGAAGAGGAGGTTGATGGTGATGCGGCGGAAGATGGATGCCATTTTCGATGAAATCATCCGCGAGCATGAGTCCAACGGGGGAGGTAATGGAGAGTTTGGTAATGAAGATCTGGTTGATGTCCTGCTGAGGGTGAAAGAAAGCGGAGACGTGGATTTTCCCTTCGGCTACGACAACATAAAAGCG GATATGTTTACTGGTGGAAGTGAAACATCGTCGTCATCTCTAGATTGGGTGATGACAGAGCTAATGAGGAATCCGCGAGCGATGAACAAGGTGCAGGCCGAAATAAGACAAGTGATGAAAGGAAGAAGCCACACAAGCATCGAGGAAGATGATATTCAAAAAATGAAGTACCTAAAACTAGTGATCATGGAAAGTCACAGGTTGCATCCGCAAGGTTCGATCATCCCCAGATTATCGAGGGAATCCTGCCAAATCAACGGGTACACTATCCCTGCTAAAACGAAGGTATTAGTGAACGCGTGGGCTATACAAAGGGATCCTAAGTATTGGACTGATCCAGAAAGCTTCAAGCCCGAAAGGTTTCTGAATCAGCCCACCCTCGACTTTACTGGTAACGATACTCGCTACATGCCCTTTGGGAGCGGGAAAAGAGTGTGCCCTGGAATAGCGTTTGGTTCAGCAAGTGTGGCTCTCCCCTTAGCTCAACTGCTTCATGACTTCAACTGGAAACTCCCGCATGGTGTCGATGCCCAAGATTTAAACATGATTGAACACTTCGGCATTACAAGTTGCAGGAAATATAAACTTTTTGTTATTGCTACTCCTTATCAACCGTTGCCGTGA